The Merismopedia glauca CCAP 1448/3 DNA window CTTACCCTAACGACAATTTTTCATACCAACCTAAGTAGAAGTAAGATTAGAATCTAAAAGCCTCAGTGTTCACCCTAACAGCAAATTACCGTGGCTCAGGTTGTTATTGAAAATGTTTATAAAAGCTTTCCACCTCGTCAAGGAGAGAAAGTTTCAAGTTCTATTATGGATCGATCGGAGCTAGGTACTAGCGATAAACCAGTTGGTGGTACTAACGTCTTACGACAGATCGATCTAGAAGTTAAAGACGGGGAATTTATGGTGTTAGTGGGTGCTTCCGGTTGCGGGAAAAGCACTCTTTTGCGATTAATTGCAGGTTTAGAAGAAATTACGGGAGGGAAGATTTGGGTTGGCGATCGCTTAGTTAACGAACTCCCACCAAAAGAACGGGATATCGCGATGGTATTCCAAAATTACGCCCTTTATCCCCATATGAGCGTATATGATAATATTGCTTTCGGTTTACGGCGAATGCAAAAATTTGCCATTCCTATCCCATCTAAACGACAAGATGAAACGAAAGAGTTACCAATTTGGCTAGAAAATTTATTAGTCGAAAGTACGCGATCGCTTCCCGAATTTTTACATTATAAGTCTCGTAGAGAGCGAGAAATATCCAAAAAGGTACGGGAAGTTGCCCAATTACTGCAAATCGATACCTTACTCAATCGCCTTCCCAAACAACTTTCTGGGGGACAAAAACAAAGGGTAGCATTAGGCAGAGCTATTGCTCGTCAACCCCAGGTATTTTTAATGGATGAACCATTATCTAACCTAGATGCTAAATTAAGAGCAGAAACCCGCAGCCAAATCGTCAAATTGCAAAGACAATTGGGAACTACTACCATCTATGTTACCCACGATCAAACAGAAGCGATGACGATGGGCGATCGCATTGCAGTGATGAATGCGGGACAAATCCAGCAAGTCGCCTCTCCCCTAGAATTGTATAATGCTCCTCAAAACAGGTTTGTAGCCGAGTTTATCGGTTCTCCACCGATGAACTTTATCACAGTTCAGGTAAAAGCCCCATTAGCCGTTACTTACAAAGACTTTCGCCTGACTTT harbors:
- a CDS encoding ABC transporter ATP-binding protein; this encodes MAQVVIENVYKSFPPRQGEKVSSSIMDRSELGTSDKPVGGTNVLRQIDLEVKDGEFMVLVGASGCGKSTLLRLIAGLEEITGGKIWVGDRLVNELPPKERDIAMVFQNYALYPHMSVYDNIAFGLRRMQKFAIPIPSKRQDETKELPIWLENLLVESTRSLPEFLHYKSRREREISKKVREVAQLLQIDTLLNRLPKQLSGGQKQRVALGRAIARQPQVFLMDEPLSNLDAKLRAETRSQIVKLQRQLGTTTIYVTHDQTEAMTMGDRIAVMNAGQIQQVASPLELYNAPQNRFVAEFIGSPPMNFITVQVKAPLAVTYKDFRLTLPEMWEPIVQKYNGRSLLLGIRPEHLSISLPAPKNLCVEVDVVEALGNETYISAHLSDLPNSALQIRIPPDRPVQIGEKLWLSLSADKIHLFDPDTTEAVRPLV